One region of Terriglobia bacterium genomic DNA includes:
- a CDS encoding metalloregulator ArsR/SmtB family transcription factor yields the protein MKGVEGYFKGLADITRLRIVNLLLRGELCGCDIQYVIGTAQSNVSRHLTYLKRSGLVHDRREGFRIYYRLLEQNNSKHIALISYLKSALTEKVFVADRKQLAKAVKAGACSISELKAGLVSPRSARQTNLRR from the coding sequence ATGAAGGGTGTGGAAGGTTATTTTAAGGGCTTGGCCGATATCACCCGGTTGCGCATCGTTAATCTGCTTTTGCGTGGCGAACTCTGCGGGTGCGACATTCAATATGTAATTGGCACAGCGCAATCCAATGTTTCCCGGCACCTGACCTATTTGAAACGCTCAGGTCTGGTACACGACCGGCGCGAAGGCTTTCGGATTTATTATCGGCTTTTGGAGCAGAACAACTCGAAGCATATCGCTCTTATTTCCTATCTCAAAAGTGCATTGACTGAAAAAGTGTTTGTGGCCGACAGGAAACAACTCGCTAAGGCAGTAAAAGCGGGCGCTTGCAGCATAAGTGAATTAAAGGCTGGTTTGGTTTCCCCGCGTTCTGCAAGGCAAACAAACTTGAGGAGATAA
- a CDS encoding HAMP domain-containing protein → MRNRIFLKAMGAFVAVIAAATLTLDISIRHTWENAVHNDIEKLLVQNAQGFALRVQNDHQHSLQQMADEEARITETRVTIIARNGVVFADSVADSQTMENHAGRPEVVAALAGKIGSSSRVSHTVGIEFLYLAVPSGDKIVRLAYPLSSLQRQIASIRTNLLRATALALLLALVLAAVIAEVISRRLRRIVRFAGQVAAGDLSARIAVTSADEIGQVAMALDRTARRLEENFAAVRESRSELEALLNSMTDGVIAVSPDMKVRWANHAIAGILHQPVRIGVPVVELLRHPDFLATINEVLKSKRRESTIATSLSGRKSFSVTAEPLPDGGVVSVLHDISEIERVEKTRRDFIANVSHELRTPLTSIRGYSETLLESDGLLNDSARDFLQVIRRNAERMGRLTEDLLVLARVESGEEKLDLRPHSARILLAEAASSMQEDARAAQVELVIEDIPDWSVLADNYAVHQVFGNLISNALRYAQSGRKIVVGAHERESGIEFFVRDFGPGIASEHLPRIFERFYRVDKARSRESGGTGLGLAIVKHIVLNHGGSVRVESTVGHGTTFFFLLPKV, encoded by the coding sequence ATGAGAAACCGCATTTTTCTGAAAGCCATGGGTGCGTTTGTCGCGGTGATTGCCGCCGCAACGCTCACACTGGACATCAGCATCCGGCACACCTGGGAAAATGCAGTACACAATGACATTGAGAAACTCCTTGTCCAGAACGCCCAGGGCTTTGCGTTGCGTGTTCAGAATGACCACCAGCATTCGCTGCAGCAGATGGCCGATGAAGAAGCGCGCATCACGGAAACGCGGGTCACCATCATTGCCCGCAATGGCGTGGTGTTTGCCGACTCTGTGGCCGATTCCCAAACCATGGAAAACCATGCCGGCCGGCCTGAAGTGGTGGCCGCTCTTGCGGGAAAAATCGGCAGTTCGTCTCGCGTCAGTCATACAGTTGGCATTGAATTCCTTTACCTGGCCGTTCCCAGCGGTGACAAGATAGTTCGCCTCGCTTATCCACTTTCCAGCTTGCAGCGGCAAATCGCTTCGATCCGCACCAACCTTCTGCGCGCCACCGCGCTTGCATTGCTGCTGGCGCTTGTACTGGCTGCAGTCATTGCAGAAGTGATTTCCCGCCGGCTGCGTCGCATTGTGCGTTTTGCCGGGCAGGTTGCTGCCGGAGATCTTTCCGCGCGCATTGCTGTAACCAGCGCTGACGAAATAGGCCAGGTAGCTATGGCCCTTGACCGCACCGCGCGGCGACTGGAAGAAAACTTTGCCGCCGTGCGTGAGAGCCGCTCCGAGCTTGAAGCGCTTCTCAATAGCATGACGGACGGCGTGATCGCCGTTTCTCCCGACATGAAAGTGCGATGGGCCAACCACGCCATTGCCGGCATACTGCACCAGCCGGTCCGCATCGGTGTTCCCGTAGTCGAATTGCTGCGTCATCCTGACTTTCTCGCCACAATTAATGAAGTCCTGAAATCAAAGCGCCGTGAGAGCACCATTGCCACTTCCCTTTCCGGACGCAAATCATTTTCCGTGACCGCGGAACCGTTGCCCGATGGAGGCGTTGTCTCCGTGCTGCATGACATCTCTGAGATTGAGCGCGTGGAAAAAACGCGGCGAGATTTCATCGCCAACGTCTCTCATGAGCTGCGCACGCCGCTCACTTCCATTCGCGGATATTCTGAAACGCTTCTTGAATCTGACGGCCTGCTTAATGACAGCGCTCGCGATTTTCTTCAGGTCATTCGCCGCAATGCGGAGCGCATGGGCCGCCTGACGGAAGACCTTCTGGTGCTGGCTCGCGTTGAATCTGGCGAGGAAAAACTTGATTTGCGTCCACACTCCGCGCGCATTTTGCTTGCTGAAGCGGCTTCTTCCATGCAGGAAGATGCCCGCGCGGCCCAGGTTGAGCTCGTGATTGAAGACATCCCGGATTGGTCCGTGCTGGCCGATAATTACGCTGTTCATCAGGTCTTCGGCAACCTCATAAGCAATGCCCTGCGCTACGCCCAGAGCGGAAGGAAGATTGTGGTTGGGGCACACGAGCGCGAAAGCGGCATTGAGTTCTTTGTTCGCGACTTCGGCCCCGGCATCGCCTCTGAACATTTGCCGCGCATCTTTGAGCGCTTTTATCGCGTCGATAAAGCGCGGTCCCGCGAAAGCGGCGGCACTGGTCTTGGTCTGGCGATCGTTAAACATATTGTTCTCAATCACGGCGGCTCCGTCCGGGTGGAAAGCACCGTCGGACACGGCACGACCTTCTTCTTCCTGCTGCCCAAGGTCTAG
- a CDS encoding arsenate reductase ArsC, giving the protein MKDNFNVLFLCTGNSARSIMAEAIMNQKGRPNFVAYSAGSHPKGSVHPGALRQLEKAHLPTHGYRSKSWEEFSRPGAPHLDFVFTVCDNAAAEVCPVWPGQPMTAHWGIPDPAAAQGSEEEIQWAFHSAFLTLDRRISLFLCLPLKSLNKLTIQREIDKIGGTTER; this is encoded by the coding sequence GTGAAAGATAATTTCAACGTTCTATTTCTGTGTACAGGCAACTCCGCCAGATCGATCATGGCTGAGGCAATCATGAACCAGAAGGGGCGACCAAACTTCGTCGCCTACAGCGCCGGCAGTCACCCAAAAGGTTCCGTCCATCCGGGCGCATTGAGGCAACTGGAGAAAGCACATTTGCCCACTCATGGATACCGGAGCAAAAGTTGGGAAGAGTTTTCCAGACCCGGCGCGCCGCACCTGGACTTTGTATTTACCGTCTGCGACAACGCCGCCGCTGAAGTGTGTCCTGTCTGGCCGGGTCAGCCGATGACAGCCCATTGGGGCATTCCGGACCCGGCCGCAGCGCAAGGCAGCGAGGAAGAGATACAGTGGGCATTTCACAGCGCTTTTTTAACGCTGGACCGCCGAATCAGTCTTTTTCTCTGTCTTCCCCTGAAAAGTCTCAACAAGCTCACAATCCAGAGAGAGATCGACAAAATTGGCGGCACAACGGAGCGATGA